The genomic stretch GCCACAAGTTACATCTGCTCTGCAgacctctgcctcctgctcacAGGGTCTGAGGTTGTTTTGTGGTTTCCTGCATCCCATGGGGCTGAGCATGGACGCTGGTGCCTGCTGGGTCCCAAAGTGGAGAGCAGCATTGCTCAACCCTCACCGGGACTCGGGCCGGCTGCGATGTGCAAGCAGGGAGCATTCAGCATCGGGGACGCTCCCCCAGCTGCCGAAGAAAGACTTCACAGAGTTGGTGCTGCCTGAACCTTGCAGTGACATTTTCCAGCTCCTTCAGTATTTGTTGATGGTCCTCCATGGATCATCAGGTGCAAGGCCAATTTATTTAATTGTTCCCTTTGCCAGCAGCCAGGAGGAGCCTGCTGTTCTCCTTGGGCTGGATCCTGGTTTTAGGGGTGTTACTTTGGCCTGAGACTACGTGCAATGATCACGAGAGATTCGCCTAGGATTGGGGCCAGGCTGATGTGGAAAAGGCTCTCCTTCTGTAAAGTAGCCCACGGATCCTGGGGAGGATGTACACACAGAGCTCAGCTTTTGGGGTTACGGCTGTTGGACTGAATTAGGTGATGATTgtggtggggagcagccagAGAGACAAATTCATTACCTTGagcatccctcctgccccaggagcTGAGTGTGCAGGGCGCTTTGCCTCCATGTTTTACCTTTTCTGCAGGAACGTGCTGCAGGTGTGAGGCATCTCAGCCATCTCACGTTGTGGTGGGTGCCAAGCATGGGTGAATTCTGCATGCCTTCGGTGCACGCTTCTCCCATCACCTATCCCATGGCTTGCCCTTCAGCTGCATCTCAAACGAGGACAGGTAGGAAAGCAAGGGGCTGCTGCAGTGTGCAAGACCCCGTCAGCAGACGTTCAGCCCTGCCAGAGccccaactccctgcagctctgtccAAAAAGCAGTCAGCCAGTGGCTGCTGCCAGATGCGACAGGCCCTCCGATGTCTTCTTTGCTCCTAGTAAGATACTGCTGCAGGTGACAACTAGTTTCTATTGCACCTGCACAAAACCAGCACTGTGCTGGGCCCTGCACCGAcacagggagagggaggaaagagcagATGCCTTGTAGGGCCCTGGCTGAGCTCCCTCATGGCCATCTGCTCTGGGAGGCTGCTGGATAATCAAGGATGTTTGCCGTCGCTGGGCAggtaactttatttttaaagaccgTCTCTGAACATTGTGCCTCAAGGGCAAACCCTGGCATCACCTGTAGCTGAGAAGCCCCATTACGGGGGAAGGAGTCCAGATTCTGCAAGGATGCATCCTACTGGGTGCACAGTCTGCATGGGGTCGGAAGGTAAATCCATGGCCGCAGCAGCAGGGGAAGCCAGGCGAGGTTCAGGGAGACAAACCCTCAGCCTAAACCCTCCTGCTTCATACAAATGTACCCAGCGGCTGGATCCTCCCACTGTCTCAGGCTTCTGGGTTTGTGGTTTCCTTTCTCACACTCTGGCTGCTCCTTACCCCCACCTCGCCCTGTGCCCCGGTCCTCAGCTCGCCCCATCACCTGCAAATGCTTGGCTGAACTTGAGTTTAAAGCACATTTAAGCAAAGCCTAGAAACATTTTCCTCACTGGAACTGTCCCAGTGCCAAACAATTTGCAGACGTTTCCAGCAATGCTAGCATCGCATCTCACCgcagctgagctgggctgcTCCCCTGGGAAAGACACCCATGCCAGGAAGGGGACTGTGAGCATCGGAGCcgtgctgctgcctcccaccccGCTGCAACACCCGTAAGCATCACAGATGGGGTGCTCCGCGAGTTTTAAATCCCCACCCAGGAGCCTGAGCCCGAAGCAGAGTCCTGGCCCACAATAAGCCATCCCACGCTGGCTGGCTTCTCCTCTCAGCGCTGAGCGTGCTGGCGCAGGCTTGCTTTCGCTGAGCCGTATTTAAATACCGCAACGCGCTGCAGAACTCACCCCACCTCCGAGACCAACAGAAAGTAAGTCTGCTCTGTGCAGCgaaagtttttctgttttttttctttcccctctctctggcttttctgttttggatGGCATCAAGCTTGGCCTGGCACTGAAACCTCCGGCTGATTTTTGTGTGAGTGTAGAGGGGGGAAGGATGAAGGGAGAGGGACCGTGCAAAAGacaggggggggaaaaatacTGCAGGGTTTCATCTCCTTTCCCCCAGCGCGCTGCTGTCTCGTGAAAGCCCAGAGCCAGCCAGCGGCGCGGGACTGTGTGCCAAAAAGGACCTCAGCATCCAGGAATGGTGCGTGGGTGTGGGTGCCTGCCCGTGAGCGTGGGTGCCCaccgctggggctggggtggggggggcggcaggCTGGCTTCCCACTGAGTTTTCCAGGGACAGCTGGAGCTGCCGGCGGGGTCAGGATGTGACATCACTGGCCAGAGAAAAACCCTCAGCCCCGGGTTTCTGTAACGAAGCCCCGGCGAGCGCCCGAGCACGGCGCCTTTCCCTCCCACTGCGATCCCCAAACTGCCGACAGTCCTGACGGGGAGCCTGGCTTggacttttttttgtatttttttttttttcttttccctcagtAAGAGCAGAAAGTGCAGCAGAGGGATTTGGGGCTGGAAGGCGGGCGTGCCGGGGGATGAGGTGAGTGCTGGGGGTGGAAACAGTCAGTGTTGCACCCCCAAGGATGCTCTTCAGGTGCTTTTAAGCATGGGTTGGGCAAGACCTGGTCGGGGTTAGCCTGAGAAGGAGCAATCCTCCACCCGGCCAGGGCATGGATGCCTGCAGAAggctcttccccttcctccgTGCATCTCTACTCAGCTGCCAGTGTGTAAATACCAAGGGAGCCTGTTTCGGGGATGCGGGAGGATCCGGGGGCCACCGCCGGTGGATTCGTGCACGGTGCAcaggggcagaggggacaggcAGCCCGGCCAGCAGCGCGTGGTGTGGCAGACACCCATTTCCCGGGTGGGAGAGTCCTGGCAGCGGCTTTGCTGGTGTCAGAGGGAGGGCGGAAAGTTGTGGGCGGGGGGAACTGGGTGAGAGTGAGCGGTTGGAGATGGGTTTTCAGCAGCTGGCTTGTCTCCTCTTGTCTTCTTCCTCAAGCTTGCAGTCCCGGAGCTTCCCGTGTTTGGGATTACAGTTTTGACAGTGGAGTAATCACCCTTGGGACTGAACCAGAGCAGTCGAGCGCCGTGGAGGCCATTGGACATCTCTTTGCGGGGCTCCCAGCAAGtcactggcagcagcagcaagatcCCAGCTCCCCAGGAATGAGGTACCCCTGAAAAACCCTCAGCCCCACAAGGGCATCACCCCCAAAATGAACTGGATATGCTGCCTCCAGCCTGGAGAGATggggctttgcttttctgcttggaGGCACCGTGGGTGACTCGGGGAAAACCTTCTCACTGCCTCTGGGCCAGGCTGTGGTCCCTAcggagctgctgctttgctggtggcgtggcagggaggcagggaaggagcggggcagagctgggggccaGCGGGGCCAGCTGAGGGGCAAGCCAAGGTGTGTGCGGTCCCGTTCCTGGAAGCCCTGCTGGGTACATTTTGCATGAGCTGGGGATTTCCGAGTGCTCGGCGAGCCAGGGAAGCACCAGTGTGGCTTCCCACTGCCAGCTGTCCCTAGCTGAGGCACAGGGGTCtgagtcctgctgctgctctggaggtgGCTGCTCCCAAGATGGGTGCTCGGGGGCTGCCTTGGAGGATGCTCGCACCTCTCGTGGGTCTCCATGGCACCGAGGGTGTTTGCACAAGGAGGGCTTGGCGGCAGGGAGACGCTACTGAGAGCTCAGGGCTTCtctgcagctcccccagcccatgTGCTGGGCCTTGATCCCCTTCCCAGCATCTTGTCTTGGCTCGTTTCCTGGAATTTTCCATCGTTTGGGTTATATTTGGGATTGGCAGCCAATAACCCCGTTTCTCACGGACAGCCCAGCTGGGGCTTGGCTCCAGCAGGAAGCACAGAGGAAGCGAGGCCAGCGCCCTAAGACCGTGTTCCCCAGAATCCTCCTCCTGCAACCCCCCTTCCTTGGATGATTAAAACTAGATGTGGCTATTGCAAAGGCTGGAAAAGAGGGGCTACCTTCCCCTCTCTAGGAGCCCCATATGCCCACAGCCCCTGGCTAGATTGGGGCCGGGATGGCTGCAGCACAAGGGATGCTTGGGAGAGGCAGCTTTGGCCTCTGTCCACCAAGAAGAAGCCCTGGTAGCAAAGATGCTCTAGGACAGGGTGAAGACCAGCCTTTGTGACAGGACTGCTCTGTGGCTTGAAGGGAAGCTCAGAGGCAGTGCCATCAAGTCAGCAGCCAGACAGTAACGCTTCCTAGAGCAGGGAAAAGCCAGCCAAGCCCCGGGGCCAGCCGGTTTCTGGTCAGACTGTCCATCTGGATGCTGGCTGGCTGTTTCGGGGCTGTGGCTGAGCTgatgcctgccctgctcctctgccgGGGAAGGGGCAGAACGGGACTTTCACATTGCCtgtggtggggagaagggaatCCCCTAAAGCAGGGAAGCAGAAGTAGCCATCTGGGCGGCCGGCCGAAGGCAAGATCTCCCCGGGGAAGCCTGAGGGGGTTGCACAGAGCTGGTAGTATTTAACCTACACGTTGCTCTATGGTGGCTGGAGCTGCACGGATCTGCACTCTCCCTCCACTGCCTCTTCCCAAAGCAGTGGAAGCTGGAGTCTCCCTGCAGATTGCCCATGGCGTTGAACCCCTGGTTGTGCTCCTGGCTGTTGCACTGCTGGTGAAGGTTGGAGCATGCTGCTAAAGCAGCCGCCTGTGGTTTCCAGTTGGATATTTGTGTGAGTGTGTAACCTCTTCGGGCCGGTTCCAGAGAGGATGCACTCGGCACCGGAGCTGTGGGAGGTGCCGGAGCCTTCTTCTCTCCATACCCTTCACAATCATTAATGCTTCCCAGGGGCACTTGCAAAGCACTTTTCCCTCtgaagcctttgcttttgcagccCTTAATAtaaaggcagctgggagggagagTAGTTTCGAagttggggaaactgaggcagggagtgTGGGACCGTCCGCAGTGCCCATCACCCTGGAGACTGGCAGTGTGTCTGATCCTTCCTGCTGGTTTTCTGACTACAGCTTATTAGGAGTCAGAACTGGAGGTTTTTATTGGTGACCTTGCCTTGCGCCTGCAGGACGGGGCGGGGAGGAAgcccccctcctgctgctctgcctgctttccccttttgttTTGCCAGTTTCTAAACAGACCTTTCagagttgtttttaatttacaacAAAGCCTTTGCCTTGCTGTGTTCCTCTGTGGTTTTcaaatgataaaaaaagaaaaaaaaaaagcttaagtaaaaaaacaaaacagccctCAAATCTGAAATTAGTCACTTAGTTTGACCTTGAATTTACACGCCCCGCCCCCATCCagttcatttccttttgtctcTGGACCTGCCAGCAATCTAGGAAATCAGTTTTTCATGTGTCTCTGCTATGTCCCTGGCAGCGGCTCTGCCTTGCCCTTGCAGAGCTTAACCCTGTGCTCATTTGGTTCTTGCTATACCCAACAgagttttgcttctgctgctgctcgtGAAAACAGGGGCAGGACTGAAGCCAGCAGCCTTCGCAGCCATGGACGGTGTTTTGTGGCCACTCAGCTGGGTTTGAAGCCAGCCCTCTGCAAAGCTCAGGCTATTTTTGGGCATGCGGATGGGGGGTGAGCACCAAGCGTGCCATGGCTTGGATATGTCCCATGGGAAGCGGCGGCCTCTTTCCGCCCAGCAGCTTTGCTCATCCTCCTCCGACCGTCCTTGGCGGGTACATGGGGCAACAGCGGGGAAAGTCTCCAGCTCCACCTGCTTCACTCCCCgtctgctcccaggagcaggacAAGGTTTGATTTGGGGGTTTGCAGATGCTTCAGAAAGGGATGTGTGAGCCCCCAGGGTGCCTGCACCACCCTGTGATGGGAACTGCAGTGCGGTGAAGTGGGGTTGCAGCCTTTGCCAACACCCCTCTCGGGGAAGCTTTCATTTTGCACATGGGAACCGAAGGCAGAGACCTGCAGGTTGCCGCCGTGGCGCCGGTCCAGGCCCCGCCGGCACGGGCCAGCTGTGGGATGTGTACAGTCATGTCGTAGGAAGCTGCTTTCTAAGCTTGTTGAATGGCAGCTCGCCCTTCGGATTACCCAAAAATGGGCAGCATGAGCAGCTACTTGGACTTGGACGGGTCTCCTGTCCCACCCGAAGCCCCAGCAGACCACAGCCTGATTTCCAGGAATGTGACAGCCTTGAATGTCAGGCTCAGCTGAACTCCATCCCACAGCTAAACATTGGAAAATCTcccattttctgtctctttacGTGGACCTGTCCCAAATACTTGGCCAGTAATGGAAGAGCACCGGCTGAGTTGGATGCATAAAGGTGGATGCCAGGAAAATCTGGTCTTGTGTTTGCTGCTGATACCCTTTTCCACCAGTTAAGACTTGGGATGCATCTGGGTACGTGTCTGCAAAGGCCATTGCGTTTCTTCCCAGAAAGCGGGGCCAGGTGCTGGGTCTGTGCctgaggggaaactgaggcattgGTGACTCTGCAGAGCCTGTTTGCTCCAAGCTGGTATGTCCCATCTCAGTGCCCCAGCTGCAAGGGCCATAGCTGGTATTTtaagccccagccctggcctccGTGCAGCTCCTGCCTACACCGCTCACGTCCTTCCCTGCACATCGATCTCGCTGGGCAGTGAAAACTTTGGAGCGAGGTAGAGAAGAAATCTGGGTTTTGGCCTGATGCCTCTCCCTGCTTCTTTGGGTCGTAAATCCCAGGATGTGTTTTTGGCTTTGtgttaaatttaatttatggAGGATGTTTTTCTCCAGTAAGGATTCACAAGGCCTTTTAGTGACTTGGTAATTTGGTAGCAACGCTGGCGAGgattctgaaagcaaaaccacttCTGTTATTCCAGCGTTCgctgctgcccagggagcagagaggctgtggTGCTGTGCCGGCATCCTGCAGGCTCAGGGGACAGGTCTGCTCTGAGCACTTGAGCAGCAATGGGTTTTGCTCCCCCCGCTTCCTGGGAATCTCTAACAGATGCATGGTAGGAAAACACCTAGCAGATGTTTAGCAGTTTTGTTGCtcttgtttggttggttttttttaaaaaaaaacctggtgtTTTATTCAGATGGTACTGCAGCATGAAGCACATTCCTACCTGCTTGGTGAGTGAGAGCAGCTTGCAGGGTAACACAGAGATCCAGTTGTGGATGATGCAGAGATGCGGTTGTGGGATGAGTTATGGGGCAGTAGAATGGCTTCGGGAGATAAGACACAGAGTTTATTTCCTAGTGAGTGATTTGATATTTGCAGAGGGCTTTCAATGTGAGGCACAGGAACACAGGAACACCACCGTGTTCACGGAGAACAGATTTCACTGTTGGTGGCCCCTGGAAGTGATGTGTTTGATGGGATATCATCTGCTGGGGTGGCTTCTTATCACCCCGGAACAAACATGGCCTCTGCCTGGAAAAGCCTGCAAATAGCAATAGCTCCTGGAGCCAAGCAAATGGAGCCGAGGCCAGCAGAAATGGCAACATGGAGAAAGGTCTGCTGGCACAACTTGTGTTGCTGAAATCCCAGGGAAACGTCCTGGGTTAGATCCCAGTCCCCGCTTGTATTGGTGTTAACCTGGAGGGACTGTGTGACCCGGTGGCGGATGAACAAGCTGTTTGTCCTCCATCTGCCTGGCAAAGAAAGCGAGGACGCAGGCTTGGCGTGGTGCTGTGCGACGCCTGTCCAGCCCTGCGGGGGGGCAGTCACTGGGTTTTATTTGGGTGCTGGGCAAAGGGGCTGCTCAGCTTTGTTGGGGGTTGTGGactggctggggaaggggatgagGGAGCTGCAGGACGGATTAGTGGGTGCTGCATCATCCCTGTCCTGGGAAGCTGCCAAGTGTCAGGTGGGGAAATTCTGACTTCTCGTTAGGTGCACGACTGTTTACTTTTGCTCATTTGAATGGTCTTTACATTTCAGCCAGAgccctctgctgctggctggtgacaggagagagagagagaggaaaaataatccaCATATGAGGGCAGGGACAGTGGCACGGCAGGGACAGCCCCGCGtcctggtttggtggtggcagcCCCACGTCCTGGCTTGCTGGCAGAGCCACTTAGTGACAAGTGCTTTGGCGGGGGGGCAAAAGCACCAGAGGCGCCGctggctccttccctcccacgctggctgcagggctgggcactGCTCAGCCCCATCATGCCTACCTCCATACGGGCAGACCCTGCTGGATGCCTCATCCCAAAGGGAAGCCCGGCACTTCCTACATTACTAGATTAGGATCCCCACTGCAGTagttatatataaatatatatgcatgtatatgtacTTATTTTAGAAACTGTTATGCATTAGCAAACTCCCCAAGAAGCCTTTGATAAAACCAAGAGGTGTTTTCAACAGGATGTGCCTTGAATATGTGACAGCTGGGTGGGAAGCCCCGGATGAGGGCGTTTCGTTACAGCCTCACCCATGCCCAGAGTTCCCTGGTCTCTTTTGGGCTCCCTTGGGGCTGCTGTACTGAAGACCCTTCCCCTCAGCACAGGTAGGAGTCATGACATGATGCCGGTTCCTTCCATCGGTTGGCATTTTTGAGAGCTCATGCTCTTTTCTTGAAGCAGGGAGCCAGCTCTTTGACATGGCCAGAACCAGAtgcttggggcaggggagaaaaagcatATAAGAAATACCTCCCAGCCATTGCCTTTCGGCAATAAATGAGGATAACAGGGCTGGACCTGTTAAAATCCCACCCAGCCGCATGAGCTGGTGAAGGTTTGCACATACCCCGGTGTTACAGTCATCCTGCATAACACTGCATGACGGCTGTGACAACCTCCATGGGGCAAAAAGCACCTAAAATCCTACGGTTTCAGGTCTGGTTGTACCTGGCTATAGCAGAGCAAGGCGGGGTTTGGTACCACCATGCTGTGAGCTATGTAATGGTGGCAAAGCGTCACTGCAGCCTGCAGGAAAGGTTGTGGTTAGCGCACTAACGGCACCCACGCCAGGGTTTGCACTTGCACCCACACCAAGGTTTTCCCCTTGCAGCCACATGCTGGCTGTGGTGTAGAAATCCCCGCAGGGCAGATCCTGCTGGTGTTTGGGGTGATCGCTAGGTCCTGCTGCCTCCGAGTGATGCCCCTGTGGGTGCACTTTGAGGGGAGCACAGGGATTCCCTTGCAAGATGTTTAGCTGGTCTCTGCTGGGCAGAACAGGATCTGCCTGTGGCTCAGGACTaaatttagaaaacagtttATATAGCAAGCTTTTGGCTGAAAGCTGTCTTTTTAATGACGAATGTGCATCCAGGTTTGGCTTGGGCACCATTCCCTCCTGCTCGTGACTTTGGGTAAGTCACTTCCCCTTTCCGTgaatcttttccttcctttttttaactctttctccatctcctcctgtCAGGGGAGGCTGTTGGAGGACTTTCTCTTCCCTAAGCCTCAGCAAAGCATTTAGCACAAAGGGGCCTTGATCTCACGTTAACACCACAGGTGATGAGTGCAGGTAACTAAATGCACAAGCATATTACAGCCTGTTCGGGACAGCctgggtggatggatggaatTTCCACTGGAgcttcagggagaaaaagaaaaaaaaaaagggaaataccGCAGCCCTCGCCTGTGCTGCTAACCTCGGGCAGGAAGGGGTGAGCTCAGCAGCTTTACCAAGCCATGACTTCCAGACCGAGTCACCCGGAGCATCAGCTCGCCACCCCAACTGGTTCTGTGTGCATTGTGTGCATGCCTGGAGGGCCAGCCGCATCCTGGCACGTCGTGTtgctgtgctgggctgctgtTTCCCTTCTTCGGATGcggttttgttcttttgaacAAACACACGGggcagaacaacaaaaataatcccCCCTTTTCCCATTGATCTCAACACTCAGGCTGTGTGAACCAGCAGTCAGCTGTGATCGCAGCAAAGTCCCTGGGGCATCGCTCACCAGCCGCTGCAGCAGGTCAGGGGTTATTTGTACTGAGAAATCCCTGGGAAAGAGATGCTTCCCCTTtgctggaagaggaaagggCCACCAGGTTGGGACTGTCCGGACTGGTGGGCTCCACTGATACTGTGGCTCTCGCTATATAGCAGCAGTTATTGATGAGCTCCTGGTGTGctcaggaggaaggaagggctcTGTCAGCCATCGAGCTTTGCATGGGGCATGTGCAGCAGCGCTCGCCCTCTctggtgctgggagctgctgtgtgaggtggcagcagctgctccaggtCACCTCGGTGAGTGTAGAAGGGCTAGGAGCTCACCCCAAATCTCTGTCCTCACGTGCTGCCACAGCAGTGGGGCCAGCCAGCATCCTGGTGCAAATTTGTCCCTGCAAGTGTGCCCATGCATGCATCTGCCTTCATAGGTGACCgaaatttctctttctcctcccagaAACCTCCACCCCTGAAGACCCTGGGGTCACATTGCGCCGACCCTGGGGTTTCACATAGCGCGAAGCCTCTGCCCTCACCCTGGCTGGCCCTGCCCCATGATGGCGTTGTGTCTCAAGCAAGTCTTCAACAAAGACAAAACGTTTCGTCCCCGAAAGAAGTTTGAGCCCGGCACCCAGCGCTTCGAGCTGTACAAGAAAGCCCAAGCCTCCCTCAAGTCCGGGCTGGACCTGAAAGCAGTGGTGCAGCTGCCTCCTGGTGAGAGCATCAACGACTGGATCGCTGTGCACGTGGTGGACTTCTTCAACCGCATCAACCTCATCTATGGCACCATGTCGGAGTACTGCACGGAGAAGAGTTGCCCCATTATGTCGGGTGGGTTCAAGTATGAGTACAGGTGGCAGGACGATAGCAAATACAAGAAGCCAACCAAGCTGTCGGCCCCGCAGTACATGTGTATGCTGATGGACTGGATTGAGATGCTCATTAACAACGAGGACATCTTCCCCACCAGGATAGGTGAGTGTGCTCTGGTTCTTCGTGGGAAGGCTGGGGTTGTAACTGGTGCAGGTTCCCAAGCCATTGGTGCACCTCAGGGTTGGTGTTGCTGAACTTTGTGATCCCAAGGatcacagcctttccttttaCAGGTGTTCCTCAGTGTCTGTCACATACCCCCTTGCTGCAAATTGAGCTTGGGATTCCTCATCCAGCTCCTAGGGGATGTAAAAAACAATgttgttcttttctgtgcttgaaCTTTTTCCACGTATTCTGTGACTGTGAGAAATGAGGGCTAGTAGGTCATCAGCTTCCTTGCCCTCCTTCAAGGAGCTGAGCCACAGGGCTGGCTAGAGGTGGTCATCACATCCCTGCAGCGCTCTCTTCTCTTGACtaacaaactgcatttttttctggttttccaggCAGGTTCATGCTCCCAAAGTTTAACCCTCGTCCCACCTTGCTGCTCCACTTCTCAGCTCCTTTCCGTCTCTGCTAATTCATCTCAGCCCTGATTATACATCACATCTTGCTATTTAGCTGAGGCATCGCCCAAGCAGAGATGCCTGACCCAGGATGTGGCCTTTCCAGCTGCCAACCCCCAGCGTCTACGATGCATCCCTTCAAAAAGTTTGGCCTCAAGAGcttgcagcagctgccaaaGGCAACACAGCTTGCAAACTAACCCCTCTGCTGCTGACCTGCAGTgcttggcagctgctggggcCAATATTAGCCCTGCTACTTAGCTGCTTTCTTGTAGTTTGGGGAGATGAGTTCCAGGGTTGGAGCTGATGCGTTGGGTGGTGGGGCTGGCAGAACCTCAGGTCGCACCTTGGGGCGGTTGCTTTTCAGATGAAATGCAAAGCTGCTTGAATGTAAAAGAAGATTTAAGGAGCTTCAGGGGGGAAACACCTGGCTTTGCAGGTCTgcttgacctttttttttttccaagcagcaTAGCTGACAGAGCCGTATGAAATCAGTGCAGTTTAGGCTCGGGATTTTCATTAATACGCTGggaaacatggaagaaaaatggtcTGTGTGGGATTACTGGCTGCCACTAACTGTTGTAGCCCTGTTTGGCTGTGCTGTAGCATCTAgttgtgtgtctttttttggGAAAGTCTCCAGCCCTCAGAGGCTCAGAGGGGTCGTGGCTCTCTGCAAGCAAGAGGgaggcagtgcctgcaggctgGTTGTGCCAAACTCTTAATTTCAGCCTTCTGGGATGGGGTGACCCCCCCAGATCCCTCGTCTGACCTGGCTGCACTGGCTATGCCTGGGGTTAGGGTGGTACAACCTGCCTTCCagggctttctttttctctccctccaaTCACCTGAAGCCAAGACTTGCAGGCAAtagctgctgccttccccttgCTGGCAGTCTGGGTAGCGCAGTGCTGGATCCTCGTGCCAGAGGACAGGCAGATAGGCTGCCTTCAGGGTGTGTGGGGCAGGCTGCCCTTGGGATTCACTGGGGGCATTTGCTGCACCATGGAGGCACCCCTCCCTCGTGGGCTCAGTGGGTTCCACACATCCCGGAGGACAGAGGAGGCTGGAAGGGTGGCTGGCTGACAATGTTGGTGCAGGATGCTCCGTgctggcagctccagctctgctggggacaACAAAGTCCCTGTTGattctggctgcagctgggcacaGGCTCGCTGCTGCCAAGGGGCGAAACGGCAGGCACAGGGTACAAGCTGGATCTTCCATTTTCCAAGGTGACTTGTTCCCAAGGAGAAGCTCTGCATACTGTTAAAAGAAGGGGGCAGACGTGGATTTACTCCTTTTTCCCTCTGGCCAGAAAGGAGAGTGTCCGGGTCCAATTTCATGCCTTTCAGGTAGGATTTGTGATGTGATGCTGCTTGAAAGCTGCTCTGAGGAGTCAGGGCTACAGGGAGTCTTAactctgcagaaagcaggagcCACGGAGGGTCAGCACCCTCCACTCGCCTACGTCTCCCTCAGAGGCACAAAAGCCAAGTACAGTCATGGCCCTGCTGGTTTTCACCCTGTCTCTGGCACTTCTCCTTCTGAGGTGTAACACATCCCAACATGACGAGGGACGGCTGGTGCCTTTGGTTTCTActtctccttttgtttcagcATGGGGGTAGTAGCTCTGGGTGAGATCCAGGCTGGCTGCAGGCGGTCGTGGGgcaaacccattttttttctcttccaaagcCATTCCCAGGGTCCCTCTTCCAAGCCCCTTTCTCGGGGGACGATGACCCTCGTGTCTCTGACTTCAGTCCCCTTGCTGGCGTGTCTTGGTGCTTCTGGCCTTGCACATGTAAAAGGGAACTTAGCTCGAGATCGCACTTTAAATGCATGACAGCTTCTTGTTGTcggcagggggaggagggagccggTGGCAGTTTGTCGCAGGCTGGGTAATTGCTCGGCAGCTCTGGCATTTCAGAAGATGGAGGTGTTTGGCT from Pelecanus crispus isolate bPelCri1 chromosome 5, bPelCri1.pri, whole genome shotgun sequence encodes the following:
- the MOB3C gene encoding MOB kinase activator 3C — encoded protein: MALCLKQVFNKDKTFRPRKKFEPGTQRFELYKKAQASLKSGLDLKAVVQLPPGESINDWIAVHVVDFFNRINLIYGTMSEYCTEKSCPIMSGGFKYEYRWQDDSKYKKPTKLSAPQYMCMLMDWIEMLINNEDIFPTRIGVPFPKQFQQVCTKILTRLFRVFVHVYIHHFDSIINMGAEAHVNTCYKHFYYFIREFSLVDHRELEPLKEMTERICH